The proteins below are encoded in one region of Silene latifolia isolate original U9 population chromosome 2, ASM4854445v1, whole genome shotgun sequence:
- the LOC141635582 gene encoding F-box/kelch-repeat protein At3g23880-like has protein sequence MAAYRIPFDVVVEILVCLPVKTILPFKSVCKDWCNLINSPLFIQLHLNKSLLFNFGHNRTLFYANDDSLCVVDDIYRPSKLIKLYWPKDIIRNCEYLYTVGSCNGLVCLRVTSSKYIDTDVLCFLICNPSTRTFKFKPNFRFTNLTRWEINRLTYGFGYDGRHDDYKIVTCNYLEDRVQDDVYIYSFKADSWKCTSHTLAESSIKICCPKLNKSVVCANNMLHYLVYSLMDDYNTDTNYRIARFDLSSETWRDDLSFPPVEEVWAWSIRRLFIPRSWGKAWSP, from the coding sequence ATGGCAGCTTATCGAATCCCATTCGATGTGGTCGTCGAAATACTGGTTTGTCTTCCGGTGAAAACAATATTACCTTTCAAAAGCGTATGCAAAGATTGGTGCAATCTCATTAATAGTCCCCTCTTTATTCAACTCCATCTTAACAAATCCCTCCTATTCAACTTTGGACATAATCGTACCCTTTTCTATGCCAACGACGACTCCCTTTGTGTTGTTGATGATATTTATCGCCCCTCGAAACTCATCAAACTATATTGGCCTAAAGATATCATACGTAACTGTGAGTACCTATATACCGTAGGTTCGTGCAATGGCTTGGTTTGCCTACGCGTTACTAGCAGCAAATACATTGATACAGATGTTTTGTGCTTCCTCATATGCAACCCTTCAACGCGTACTTTCAAATTCAAACCAAACTTTCGTTTCACGAACTTGACACGCTGGGAAATCAATCGCTTAACATATGGTTTTGGTTATGATGGTAGACATGATGATTATAAGATCGTTACCTGCAATTATTTGGAAGACCGTGTACAAGATGATGTGTATATTTATAGCTTCAAAGCTGATTCATGGAAGTGCACTAGTCATACTCTTGCTGAGAGTTCGATTAAGATTTGTTGTCCAAAACTAAACAAAAGCGTAGTATGTGCAAACAACATGCTACACTATCTTGTTTATTCACTCATGGATGACTACAATACGGATACAAATTATAGAATAGCGCGTTTTGATCTATCCTCAGAAACATGGAGGGACGATTTGAGTTTTCCTCCAGTAGAAGAGGTTTGGGCTTGGAGTATTAGACGATTGTTTATACCTAGGTCTTGGGGAAAGGCATGGTCTCCATAA
- the LOC141635566 gene encoding uncharacterized protein LOC141635566 produces MADVLNLLLMYDDDDDFNGPDTTTNSQRKRPIVDYGHDDIAMSPDPELEPGSMRGMQDGVDVSDEDRKDIDPLDAFLPPPPQEKCLDELQEKIKKFLAYKRQGKSFNVEVRNRKDYRNPDFLRHAVRYLDIDEIGSCFSKHVFDPHGYDETDFYDAII; encoded by the coding sequence atggcGGACGTACTTAATTTACTTTTGATGTACGACGACGATGACGACTTCAATGGACCTGATACAACAACGAATTCTCAACGCAAACGACCAATTGTTGATTACGGTCATGATGATATTGCCATGTCTCCTGATCCTGAGCTTGAACCTGGGAGTATGCGAGGTATGCAAGATGGTGTTGATGTCTCAGATGAAGACCGTAAAGATATTGATCCATTGGATGCTTTTCTGCCTCCACCACCACAAGAGAAGTGCTTAGATGAGTTGCAGGAGAAAATCAAGAAGTTCCTTGCATACAAACGGCAGGGGAAAAGCTTCAATGTGGAGGTGCGTAATAGAAAAGACTATCGGAACCCTGATTTTTTGCGGCATGCAGTGAGGTACCTAGATATTGATGAGATTGGGTCTTGCTTCAGCAAACATGTGTTTGACCCGCATGGATATGATGAAACCGATTTCTATGATGCAATTATATGA
- the LOC141628612 gene encoding FBD-associated F-box protein At2g26860-like, with protein sequence MKPQKHKCSSEYRDRLSEMPDEVIVHILSYLPIVDAVRTMLIRPFGTLWTWLPTLEFVLEEVLDELVPDDCYWTTDVARRFFIFVLNVLMLHKRASIDKFRLDLYYESDVIIRSKLGDLHYVSDLIKRSELGNDIRMCLKLALDKKPRAIYFGDGGNQELSSSSDYPNFISESLVTLELTSLIIYPKLQVNLGSLKELTLDYVTMSEEEFQKFISGCPSLQVLHIDSPSDIRNLSFSAPNIRKLFLRLEEEYSDDEEPWVLDFPNLKSLDLDLFYGIPDIIHMDVSCVRDVSVCFSQMADENQRRKFKLFLNKFSQSEVLRLSDYASETFLHLLDDWHLLQIRWKRIVLELKILCQDCLLGVYQLMTSSKDDLEELVIYTDTSLRGIAKLPPVELSYPCVMPKLKTVTLHGYAKPWEHQLQLVEFLLKSGIVLEKLVIVPNKCRRPNKSQLTAEEKLDFVMHVSSFQRSSPSARVLFL encoded by the exons ATGAAACCCCAAAAGCATAAGTGTTCTTCAGAGTACCGAGATAGGTTGAGTGAAATGCCAGATGAAGTAATTGTCCACATTCTTTCTTATTTGCCGATTGTCGATGCTGTTAGAACTATGTTGATTCGTCCATTTGGAACCCTTTGGACCTGGCTTCCTACTCTTGAGTTTGTCCTTGAGGAAGTACTAGATGAGTTGGTTCCGGATGATTGTTATTGGACAACCGATGTTGCTAGGCGGTTCTTCATTTTTGTCCTCAATGTACTGATGCTTCATAAAAGAGCCTCCATTGATAAATTTCGTCTTGATTTATATTATGAGTCTGATGTCATAATAAGAAGTAAGTTAGGTGATTTACATTATGTGTCTGATCTCATAAAAAGAAGTGAGTTAGGCAATGATATAAGAATGTGTTTGAAGTTAGCTTTGGATAAAAAACCAAGGGCAATCTATTTCGGTGACGGTGGTAATCAAGAATTATCAAGTAGTTCCGACTATCCAAATTTCATAAGTGAGTCACTTGTTACACTTGAACTCACTTCCCTCATTATCTATCCCAAACTTCAAGTTAACTTGGGATCTCTAAAGGAGCTTACATTGGACTATGTGACTATGTCTGAAGAGGAATTCCAAAAGTTTATAAGTGGATGCCCTTCCTTGCAAGTATTGCATATTGACTCTCCTTCTGATATAAGAAATCTAAGTTTCAGTGCGCCCAACATTCGTAAGTTATTTCTCCGTCTTGAAGAAGAGTATTCAGATGACGAAGAGCCTTGGGTGTTAGATTTCCCCAACCTTAAAAGTCTGGATTTGGACCTTTTTTATGGGATACCAGATATCATTCACATGGATGTTTCATGTGTTCGAGATGTCTCAGTGTGTTTCAGTCAAATGGCGGATGAGAATCAACGTAGAAAGTTTAAATTATTTTTGAACAAGTTCTCACAGAGTGAAGTTCTCCGCTTATCAGATTATGCTTCTGAG ACATTCCTCCACTTGCTAGACGATTGGCATCTTTTACAAATCAGATGGAAGCGTATAGTTTTGGAATTGAAGATACTCTGTCAAGACTGCTTATTGGGCGTCTATcaattgatgacaagttcaaaagATGATCTGGAAGAACTCGTTATATATACAGACACAAGTTTGAGGGGAATTGCTAAATTGCCACCTGTAGAGCTTTCTTATCCATGTGTGATGCCAAAACTGAAGACTGTCACCCTCCATGGCTATGCGAAACCTTGGGAACATCAGCTTCAACTGGTTGAATTCTTGCTCAAAAGCGGCATTGTCTTGGAGAAACTAGTAATTGTTCCAAACAAGTGTCGTCGTCCAAACAAGTCTCAATTAACAGCAGAGGAGAAGCTGGATTTTGTTATGCATGTGTCGAGCTTCCAGAGGTCTTCACCAAGTGCTAGGGTACTCTTTCTTTGA